A stretch of the Nitrospirota bacterium genome encodes the following:
- a CDS encoding PilN domain-containing protein yields MIRINLLQGPKGRKPKQQWDVRAEALLAIGALVITLAGCWWYSSSLDDEIERHQTEKQEKEKQLALLKEQLKQVEDFEAKKKLLEDKNRIIEQLEKSRSGPVRVLDYVSQSLEPLKVWLVRLSVQGNNVELEGRALSNDDIVEFVNNLRRTDYFANIRLLESRSAQESKINVYQFKLGFALKG; encoded by the coding sequence ATGATCAGAATCAACCTCCTCCAGGGGCCGAAGGGACGGAAGCCCAAGCAGCAGTGGGATGTCAGAGCCGAGGCGTTGCTGGCGATCGGAGCTCTCGTGATCACTCTGGCCGGGTGCTGGTGGTATTCTTCATCGTTGGACGACGAGATCGAACGACACCAGACCGAGAAGCAGGAGAAAGAAAAGCAGTTGGCGCTGCTCAAAGAGCAGCTCAAACAGGTCGAGGATTTTGAAGCCAAGAAGAAGCTGCTCGAGGATAAGAATCGTATCATCGAGCAGTTAGAGAAATCGCGTTCGGGTCCCGTCCGTGTCCTGGATTACGTCAGCCAGAGTCTGGAACCGCTGAAGGTATGGCTTGTCCGATTGAGCGTGCAGGGCAATAACGTGGAGCTGGAAGGGCGGGCCCTTTCCAACGACGATATCGTGGAATTCGTCAACAACCTGCGACGAACGGATTATTTCGCCAACATCAGGTTGTTGGAGAGCCGCTCTGCGCAAGAGAGCAAGATCAACGTGTATCAGTTTAAGCTCGGATTCGCACTGAAAGGCTGA
- the pilM gene encoding type IV pilus assembly protein PilM, which produces MLGSFKSLLETDVFSMFSPKRQLVGLDIGSSGIKLVQLKENRGRYVLQKFGVRALEPEVIVDGTVMDEARVVSAIKELMEENNVKLKNVAISISGHAVIIKKITLPPMPEEELEEQVKLAAEQYIPFDINEVNLDFHVLNPSEVGDDAEPQMSIILVAAKKDKVNELTELVKGAGLIPVVMDVDAFAVENMHAINYPVAQEDTTTLVNLGASVMNVNIVKGGTSLFTRDIPLGGNRYTEAIQREMGMSYEDAEEAKKGRRVEGSDRQTIVSVIDSVNAEVASEIARTVDYFRTTSPEGDIDRVLLCGGGAKVTGLLQQLRDRMHIEVEIANPFNEIDTSVSGVDPEALEELAPLAAVGVGLALRMVGDR; this is translated from the coding sequence ATGCTCGGTTCGTTCAAGAGCCTGCTCGAGACCGATGTCTTTTCGATGTTTTCCCCGAAGCGTCAGCTTGTCGGGTTAGACATCGGTTCGAGCGGGATTAAGCTGGTCCAACTCAAAGAGAACAGGGGACGCTATGTGCTGCAGAAATTCGGCGTACGGGCTCTTGAACCTGAGGTGATCGTGGACGGAACGGTGATGGACGAGGCGCGGGTTGTTTCGGCCATCAAGGAACTGATGGAAGAAAACAACGTCAAATTGAAGAACGTCGCGATTTCCATTTCCGGACATGCCGTGATCATCAAGAAAATTACCTTGCCGCCGATGCCGGAGGAGGAACTTGAAGAACAGGTGAAGCTTGCCGCCGAACAGTACATCCCTTTCGACATCAATGAGGTCAATCTGGATTTCCATGTGCTGAATCCCTCGGAAGTCGGCGACGATGCCGAACCGCAGATGTCCATCATTCTGGTCGCAGCCAAAAAGGACAAAGTCAACGAACTGACCGAATTAGTCAAAGGGGCCGGTTTGATTCCCGTCGTCATGGATGTCGATGCGTTTGCTGTCGAGAACATGCACGCGATTAATTATCCGGTGGCGCAGGAAGATACCACCACTTTGGTCAATCTCGGGGCCAGTGTCATGAACGTGAACATCGTCAAGGGTGGGACCTCTCTGTTCACCCGCGACATTCCGCTGGGGGGCAATCGTTATACCGAAGCCATCCAGCGGGAGATGGGCATGTCGTATGAGGACGCGGAAGAAGCGAAGAAAGGCCGGCGTGTCGAGGGGAGCGATCGGCAAACCATCGTCAGCGTCATCGACAGCGTGAACGCGGAGGTGGCGTCGGAGATTGCGAGGACGGTCGACTACTTCAGGACAACGTCTCCGGAAGGGGACATTGATCGGGTCTTGTTGTGCGGAGGAGGCGCGAAAGTTACAGGGCTACTCCAGCAGTTGCGCGACCGGATGCACATTGAAGTCGAGATCGCGAACCCTTTCAACGAAATCGACACCTCGGTCAGCGGTGTGGATCCGGAAGCATTGGAGGAGTTGGCCCCGCTCGCCGCGGTCGGTGTGGGATTGGCGCTCCGGATGGTGGGTGATCGATGA
- a CDS encoding MerR family transcriptional regulator, which yields MKKSKTVSKNKKKWYKTNQICDLFDVSRATLFRWEREGLISGPPRDWRNWRLYTPENVKEIKKVIRARKVVL from the coding sequence GTGAAGAAATCGAAAACCGTTTCAAAGAACAAGAAGAAGTGGTACAAGACCAATCAGATTTGTGACCTCTTCGACGTTTCCCGAGCGACCCTGTTCCGATGGGAGCGTGAAGGGTTGATCTCGGGCCCACCTCGCGACTGGCGGAACTGGAGGCTCTACACGCCAGAGAACGTCAAGGAGATCAAAAAAGTCATTCGGGCTCGGAAAGTGGTCCTCTGA
- the rapZ gene encoding RNase adapter RapZ, whose amino-acid sequence MPALNLVIISGLSGSGKTHALKFFEDTGYFCVDNLPAALLPTFVDLCNQQGGEIKNVALGIDIRERVFFSDLMGILDRIKALGHSIELVFLEAREEVLVRRFSESRRPHPLLPHLPVLEGVRFEKERMTELRRQADRIIDTSDLTVHELKDLLARQFKREDGPHRLTISLVTFGFKFGVPYDIDLLFDVRFLRNPFFVPDLKPLTGEDSRVRTYVLNDPDAIAFLGLVEGMLKFLIPLFERERRSYLTIAFGCTGGRHRSVALAIRLRDSLVGMGHEVTLVHRDLHKS is encoded by the coding sequence ATGCCCGCACTTAACCTCGTGATCATCAGCGGTCTGTCCGGTTCGGGGAAAACCCACGCGCTCAAATTTTTCGAAGACACGGGGTACTTTTGCGTGGACAACCTCCCGGCAGCGCTTCTGCCCACCTTCGTCGATCTCTGCAATCAGCAGGGCGGTGAGATCAAAAACGTGGCGCTCGGAATTGATATTCGGGAACGGGTGTTTTTCTCGGATTTAATGGGAATCCTTGATCGGATCAAGGCCTTGGGCCATTCCATCGAGTTGGTGTTTTTGGAAGCCAGGGAGGAGGTGCTCGTACGTCGGTTTTCCGAGTCGCGCCGCCCCCATCCCTTGTTGCCGCATTTGCCGGTTCTGGAGGGCGTGCGTTTCGAAAAGGAACGGATGACTGAGCTGCGTCGTCAAGCAGACCGCATCATTGATACATCCGACCTGACTGTGCACGAACTGAAAGACCTTCTCGCGCGCCAATTCAAACGCGAGGACGGGCCGCATCGCCTCACGATCTCTTTGGTGACGTTCGGGTTCAAGTTCGGCGTTCCCTACGACATCGATCTGTTGTTTGACGTCCGCTTCCTGCGCAATCCCTTCTTTGTTCCGGACCTTAAACCGCTTACAGGCGAGGACTCTCGGGTCAGAACCTATGTTCTCAACGATCCCGACGCCATCGCATTCCTCGGGCTGGTGGAGGGCATGCTCAAGTTCCTTATTCCCCTATTCGAACGTGAGCGTCGCAGCTATTTGACCATTGCGTTCGGTTGCACAGGCGGACGCCATCGTTCCGTTGCGCTCGCCATCCGTTTGCGGGACAGTCTCGTCGGCATGGGGCACGAGGTCACGCTCGTGCATCGTGATCTTCACAAATCCTAG
- the raiA gene encoding ribosome-associated translation inhibitor RaiA: MQVLLTGRHVEITAALRRYVETKLKRLERFGVKLSNIQVVVGVEKFRHTAEATCMLNGKAIQAKVSTEEMYASIDQLVDKIGSQIRKRKERLVDHKSGSQKKTLRPRERTPLAQSVDVKTVRSAAPILRLDDAVMKLGAHPSAIVVFVNEASNKLQVLRRLANGEVELIDPQPQEPVELHART; encoded by the coding sequence ATGCAAGTGCTACTGACCGGGAGACATGTTGAAATCACTGCCGCGCTCAGGCGGTACGTGGAGACCAAGCTGAAGCGACTGGAGCGGTTCGGCGTCAAGTTGAGCAATATTCAGGTCGTTGTCGGCGTTGAAAAATTCCGACATACCGCGGAAGCGACCTGCATGCTCAACGGGAAGGCGATTCAGGCCAAGGTCTCGACCGAGGAAATGTACGCGTCCATTGATCAACTGGTCGATAAGATCGGAAGTCAGATTCGGAAGCGAAAAGAACGGTTGGTCGACCATAAATCCGGCTCCCAGAAGAAAACATTGAGACCGAGGGAGCGCACACCACTGGCTCAATCGGTTGATGTCAAGACAGTGCGCTCAGCCGCCCCCATCCTTCGTTTGGACGACGCGGTGATGAAGCTGGGCGCGCATCCATCGGCGATTGTCGTCTTCGTCAACGAGGCGTCGAACAAATTGCAGGTGCTCAGGCGGCTCGCCAACGGCGAGGTTGAATTGATCGATCCGCAGCCGCAGGAACCCGTGGAGTTGCATGCCCGCACTTAA
- the rpoN gene encoding RNA polymerase factor sigma-54 yields MKLRLDLRLSQKLIMTPQLQQAIKLLQLSRLELQQSLAQHLMENPLLEEVPAESEESDQAGSDEAAVDGTDYPQSPSRSGTDDEGSSGEAESPEDLSAAGWEDYFDSDRRAGDTEYPSSVQDEFPSYDQTVAKATSLEDHLLWQLSLCGLSDREKAIGRVIVGNIDDDGYLRVPLAEVVEGTGFSVEEAESVLKVIQTFDPSGVGARDLSECLLLQLGYLGRSPIGSIGARPGALRGSVVEAIIQHHLKDLEKKQYGRIAKGLNVSVEEVCRATKIIEGLEPKPGRPFANTQNYAIVPDVFVVKNEGEWVVLLNDDGLPRMRISPYYKQLMAGGHSPETKAYLDEKLRAAQWVIRSIEQRNKTIVKVVSSIVKFQQRFFEHGVQYLKPLVLKQVAEDIGMHESTISRVTANKYMYCPQGMLELKFFFNAGLQRADQPTDMLSSVTVREMIRKMVAEEDPTRPLKDEEIAARLRNQNIIIARRTVAKYRAEEHIPSANQRKRFF; encoded by the coding sequence ATGAAACTGCGGCTTGATCTTCGGCTCAGCCAGAAGCTCATCATGACCCCCCAGTTGCAGCAGGCGATCAAGCTGCTGCAGCTTTCCCGACTGGAGCTTCAGCAGAGTTTAGCCCAGCACCTGATGGAAAATCCTTTGCTGGAAGAGGTGCCCGCCGAGTCCGAAGAAAGCGACCAGGCCGGGTCCGACGAAGCCGCCGTGGACGGAACCGACTATCCGCAATCGCCAAGCCGAAGCGGTACCGATGACGAGGGTTCCTCGGGGGAAGCCGAGAGTCCCGAGGATCTCTCGGCGGCGGGATGGGAGGATTACTTCGACAGCGATCGCCGTGCCGGCGATACGGAATATCCCTCCTCGGTTCAGGATGAGTTTCCGTCCTATGATCAGACGGTCGCCAAGGCGACTTCGCTGGAAGATCATCTGCTGTGGCAACTTTCACTCTGCGGTCTGTCCGACCGCGAAAAGGCCATCGGGCGGGTGATCGTCGGGAATATCGACGACGACGGCTATCTGCGGGTCCCGCTGGCCGAAGTCGTAGAAGGCACCGGTTTTTCCGTCGAGGAAGCGGAATCGGTGTTGAAGGTGATCCAGACGTTCGATCCCAGCGGTGTCGGCGCCCGCGACTTGTCGGAATGTCTTCTGCTTCAATTGGGCTATCTCGGTCGCAGCCCGATCGGGTCGATCGGAGCAAGACCCGGCGCGTTGAGAGGATCGGTGGTCGAGGCGATCATTCAGCATCATCTGAAGGACTTAGAGAAGAAACAATACGGGCGCATCGCGAAAGGGCTCAATGTCTCGGTTGAGGAAGTGTGCCGAGCGACGAAAATTATCGAAGGCCTGGAACCGAAGCCCGGACGACCCTTCGCGAACACCCAGAACTATGCGATTGTACCCGACGTCTTCGTGGTCAAGAACGAGGGTGAGTGGGTGGTCCTGCTCAACGACGACGGACTTCCTCGCATGAGGATCAGTCCCTATTACAAGCAATTGATGGCCGGCGGGCACTCTCCGGAGACCAAGGCGTATCTGGACGAGAAATTGCGCGCCGCGCAGTGGGTCATCCGCAGCATTGAGCAGCGTAACAAGACGATCGTGAAGGTCGTTTCCAGCATCGTCAAGTTTCAGCAACGGTTTTTCGAGCACGGGGTCCAGTATCTGAAGCCGCTGGTGTTGAAGCAAGTGGCCGAGGACATCGGCATGCACGAATCGACGATTAGTCGCGTGACAGCCAACAAATATATGTATTGCCCACAAGGCATGTTGGAGCTGAAGTTCTTTTTCAACGCCGGCCTCCAGCGGGCCGACCAGCCGACCGATATGTTGTCTTCCGTCACCGTCCGTGAGATGATTCGAAAAATGGTGGCGGAGGAAGATCCGACCCGCCCCTTGAAGGATGAGGAGATTGCGGCCCGGTTGCGGAACCAAAACATCATCATCGCACGCCGGACCGTGGCGAAATACCGAGCGGAAGAGCATATTCCGTCCGCCAACCAGCGCAAGCGCTTCTTCTAA
- the lptB gene encoding LPS export ABC transporter ATP-binding protein — MTPREAGELLSATGLVKSFKGRTVVKGVSLEVRAGEVVGLLGPNGAGKTTIFDMMVGLCQPDSGDIHLNGEAITDLPMYKRARKGIGYLPQESSVFRRLTVEENILAILEMMDLGASEREQRVDALLGELELTHLRTSKAYSLSGGERRRLEITRALATQPLFLLLDEPFAGIDPIAVADIQQIITRLKQKHIGILITDHNVQETLSITDRAYIINEGQILEAGSPEVIVNSTTARAVYLGERFRL; from the coding sequence GTGACTCCTCGCGAGGCGGGCGAGCTTCTGTCGGCGACCGGGCTGGTGAAAAGCTTTAAAGGGAGAACCGTCGTGAAAGGAGTCTCGTTGGAGGTTCGGGCCGGCGAGGTGGTCGGCTTGCTTGGACCGAACGGAGCCGGCAAGACCACCATTTTCGACATGATGGTGGGGCTTTGTCAGCCGGACTCCGGCGATATTCACTTGAACGGCGAGGCGATCACGGACCTTCCGATGTATAAGCGGGCGCGGAAGGGGATCGGATATCTCCCACAGGAATCATCGGTCTTTCGCCGCCTCACGGTCGAAGAAAACATCTTGGCGATTCTGGAAATGATGGACCTTGGAGCGTCTGAACGCGAACAGCGTGTGGACGCGCTGCTGGGCGAGCTGGAACTAACCCATCTTCGAACAAGTAAAGCCTACTCTCTTTCGGGAGGAGAGCGGCGCCGGCTGGAGATTACCAGGGCTTTGGCGACGCAACCGCTCTTCTTGCTGCTCGACGAACCGTTCGCGGGTATCGATCCGATCGCCGTCGCGGATATCCAGCAGATCATCACGCGCCTGAAACAGAAACACATCGGGATCTTGATCACCGACCATAATGTGCAGGAAACGTTGTCGATTACGGATCGGGCCTACATCATCAATGAGGGGCAGATCCTGGAAGCCGGATCTCCAGAGGTCATCGTGAACAGCACGACGGCGCGCGCGGTCTACTTGGGCGAGCGGTTCCGGCTCTGA